One genomic segment of Culturomica massiliensis includes these proteins:
- a CDS encoding DUF3352 domain-containing protein, which produces MKKRLIILSASVVLIAVLVWFAIFRDARRYSINMAIPANALFIVRTPSFNNVYNKLKPNTIWQSLKDYPYFQEYHRNIELADSLAGVYPTLRSLVTDRPFALSCHRLPSGKYDFLYVCDLQKLNVIKTFEDFLPALIKDYGLRISKQPNRINRLLYENYIFYYTFQDNLLIGSLSEELVKESVKTCEDRKKQKTENYKNDITLYLNHRELGHWLGSDISALTDKNETAFLDSTFLSVNLKNEEIVFTGCSLPDTAYSPILNAIKSIGRGTSHIKEIAGDNTASYLSFCYSSFADLKKALTDNYRTQNPGQWNTYDASLQKLNKFLKIDVLDIFTSWIGNEIALIKPECAGEQPMQTVILAIHSKDIDYAQDQLNYLSEQIRLRTPVKFRNINYNGYTINYLSLKGFFRLFAGGLFDRLEKPYYTIIGDYVLFSNSPAALTTTIKKYILGQTLANSEKYNVLNTQLDNDSNIQLYVNMPNLYRYLYLSIPEKSRKELNSNRNAALSFEQFGMELTQGEGLFKTRIVARYNLNAPEDYEIKEINENFEQLADEIESGRYLPAIPDSILISTLTDYTWESEKFIMKGRLKDGAPEGFWNIYNRNNRLAGQVPFDNGKANGLARLFYDNDKLKAEIEYDRGNIKIYREYFPDGILRTELEYRRGKRHGTAHFYYTTGHLLCEGKYKKGLRSGTWHYYKVTGENDKKVKF; this is translated from the coding sequence ATGAAAAAGCGTCTGATCATCTTATCCGCCAGTGTGGTACTAATCGCAGTTCTCGTATGGTTTGCCATTTTCCGCGATGCACGCCGCTATTCCATCAATATGGCTATTCCTGCCAATGCATTGTTTATTGTCCGGACTCCGTCTTTCAATAATGTTTATAATAAATTAAAACCCAATACCATCTGGCAATCCCTGAAAGACTATCCCTATTTTCAGGAATACCACCGCAACATCGAGCTTGCCGACTCCCTGGCCGGCGTATACCCCACTTTACGCTCGCTGGTCACGGATCGTCCGTTCGCCCTTTCCTGCCACCGTCTCCCAAGCGGAAAATACGATTTTCTCTACGTATGCGATCTGCAAAAGCTGAATGTTATCAAAACGTTCGAAGACTTTCTTCCGGCGCTGATAAAGGACTACGGTTTAAGAATCAGTAAACAACCCAATCGTATCAACCGTTTACTATATGAGAACTACATATTTTATTATACTTTTCAGGATAATTTGCTTATCGGATCACTTTCCGAGGAATTGGTAAAAGAATCGGTGAAAACCTGTGAAGACCGCAAAAAGCAGAAAACAGAAAACTATAAAAACGACATCACCCTTTATCTTAACCACCGGGAATTAGGACATTGGCTGGGAAGCGATATTTCCGCACTGACGGATAAAAACGAAACAGCTTTTCTCGACAGCACTTTTTTATCTGTAAATCTGAAAAACGAAGAGATCGTTTTTACAGGATGCAGTTTACCGGACACCGCATATTCTCCTATTTTAAACGCGATAAAGAGCATCGGAAGAGGTACCTCTCATATCAAGGAAATCGCCGGGGACAATACAGCCTCTTATCTTTCCTTTTGCTACAGTTCTTTTGCCGATTTAAAAAAAGCACTGACCGACAATTATCGTACCCAAAATCCCGGTCAATGGAACACGTATGATGCTTCCCTGCAAAAACTCAACAAATTTTTAAAAATCGACGTACTCGATATTTTCACCTCCTGGATCGGCAATGAAATTGCCTTAATCAAACCGGAGTGTGCCGGCGAACAACCGATGCAAACCGTTATTCTGGCCATTCACAGTAAAGACATCGACTACGCCCAAGACCAGCTGAATTACCTTTCCGAACAGATCCGGCTCCGCACTCCGGTTAAATTCAGAAACATCAATTATAACGGATACACCATCAATTACCTTAGCCTGAAAGGATTCTTCCGCTTATTCGCCGGAGGACTGTTCGACAGGCTGGAAAAACCTTATTATACCATAATCGGAGATTATGTTTTATTCAGTAATTCCCCCGCAGCCCTGACGACGACAATAAAAAAATACATTCTCGGACAAACTTTAGCTAACAGTGAGAAATACAATGTCTTAAATACACAATTGGATAACGATTCCAATATCCAGTTGTACGTCAATATGCCGAATCTCTATCGCTATCTCTATTTATCCATACCCGAAAAATCGCGCAAAGAACTAAATTCCAACCGAAACGCAGCTTTAAGCTTTGAACAATTCGGTATGGAACTGACTCAAGGCGAAGGATTGTTTAAAACCCGTATCGTTGCCCGTTATAATCTCAACGCTCCCGAAGATTACGAAATCAAAGAGATCAATGAAAATTTCGAGCAATTGGCAGATGAAATTGAGTCCGGTCGTTACCTTCCGGCCATTCCCGACAGTATTCTCATCAGCACCCTTACGGATTACACCTGGGAGTCGGAAAAATTCATTATGAAAGGACGCCTGAAAGACGGTGCTCCGGAAGGTTTCTGGAACATTTACAACCGCAACAACCGACTTGCAGGCCAGGTTCCGTTTGACAACGGGAAAGCCAACGGGTTAGCCCGCTTGTTTTACGACAACGACAAACTTAAAGCCGAGATCGAATACGACCGCGGGAATATCAAAATCTACCGGGAATATTTTCCGGACGGCATTTTACGCACGGAACTGGAGTACCGGCGGGGCAAACGTCATGGGACAGCCCATTTCTATTATACAACGGGCCACCTCCTTTGTGAAGGCAAATATAAGAAAGGACTCCGCAGCGGCACCTGGCACTACTATAAAGTGACCGGAGAAAACGACAAAAAAGTCAAATTCTGA
- a CDS encoding M23 family metallopeptidase encodes MTKKKQIIFSSLLGIILLLVIFMPKRWTPVESLDEVDIVDSLEVQKIVYKYGIPLNDYEVDYGVVKRNQSLSVILETHGLTGRQVHQLAQNSKGVFDVRKIRGGQSYAFFSTKDSIPEPVYFVYEADPRSYVVFDLRENGKVTIGKYPVEWVPKSVKGKVESSLWNAMVSCNADPLLAVELSRIFGWTIDFFGLQKEDEFRVLYKQESVEGQELSNFSIVGAVFVHADSAYYAIPFLQDGEVLFFNEHGKSLEGAFLKAPLDFFRISSRFSNSRYHPVLKIYRAHHGVDYAAPVGTPVYAIGAGTVIAKGYQAKGGGNYLKIKHNGTYVTCYMHLSRFEKGIKVGSKVAQKEVIGYVGSTGLATGPHLDFRVYENGKPINPLTIKSQPKSPVKPENLARFTILKDTIIGQLRQL; translated from the coding sequence ATGACGAAAAAAAAGCAGATTATTTTTTCTTCTCTTTTGGGGATTATTTTATTGTTGGTGATTTTTATGCCGAAACGCTGGACACCTGTCGAATCGTTGGATGAGGTCGATATTGTCGATTCGTTGGAGGTGCAGAAGATCGTCTATAAATATGGTATTCCGTTGAATGATTATGAGGTGGATTACGGCGTTGTAAAACGCAATCAGAGTTTATCGGTTATTTTGGAGACACATGGATTGACGGGCCGTCAGGTGCATCAGCTTGCTCAAAACTCGAAGGGCGTGTTCGATGTCAGAAAAATCCGTGGCGGTCAGTCGTATGCTTTCTTTTCGACAAAAGACAGTATTCCCGAACCGGTTTATTTTGTGTATGAGGCCGATCCCCGTTCCTATGTCGTTTTCGATTTACGGGAAAATGGTAAAGTTACCATCGGGAAATATCCCGTAGAATGGGTTCCCAAATCTGTTAAAGGAAAAGTCGAATCGTCTTTGTGGAATGCCATGGTGAGTTGTAATGCAGACCCCTTATTGGCCGTCGAGCTATCCCGGATATTCGGCTGGACAATCGATTTTTTCGGCCTGCAAAAAGAAGATGAATTCCGGGTGCTTTACAAGCAGGAGAGTGTGGAAGGACAAGAGTTGTCTAATTTCAGTATTGTGGGTGCGGTATTCGTTCATGCCGACAGTGCGTATTATGCGATCCCTTTTTTGCAGGATGGGGAAGTGCTCTTTTTCAATGAGCACGGTAAAAGTCTGGAAGGGGCATTCCTCAAGGCTCCGCTTGATTTTTTCCGGATATCTTCCCGTTTCTCCAATAGCCGCTATCATCCGGTGTTGAAAATCTACCGGGCTCATCATGGGGTCGATTATGCCGCTCCGGTGGGCACTCCGGTGTATGCAATCGGTGCGGGAACGGTGATAGCCAAAGGCTATCAGGCTAAAGGAGGAGGAAACTATTTGAAAATCAAACACAATGGAACGTATGTGACATGTTATATGCATTTGTCCCGTTTTGAAAAAGGAATCAAAGTCGGTTCGAAAGTGGCTCAAAAAGAAGTTATCGGTTATGTCGGTAGTACAGGATTGGCAACCGGACCGCATCTGGATTTCCGGGTGTATGAGAATGGGAAACCGATCAATCCGTTGACCATTAAATCACAGCCCAAGAGTCCGGTAAAACCGGAAAATCTCGCCCGTTTTACTATTTTGAAGGATACGATTATCGGACAGTTGAGACAACTTTAA
- a CDS encoding carbon starvation protein A, translating to MVSFSVCLLILIVGYFVYGKYVERIFGPDAKRQTPAVTKADGVDYIPLPTWKIFMIQFLNIAGLGPIFGAIMGAKFGTASYLWIVLGSVLAGAVHDYFSGMLSMRHGGESLPEIIGRYLGMTTKQVMRVFTVVLMILVGAVFVAGPAGLLAKLTPDSLDTTFWIIVVFLYYILATLLPIDKIIGKIYPVFAIALLFMAVGILVMLYVYHPALPELWDGVQNTHPNAAALPVFPIMFVSIACGAISGFHATQSPMMARCLKNETYGRPVFYGAMITEGIVALIWAAAATYFYHENGMGENNASVIVDAITKNWLGTIGGVLAILGVIAAPITSGDTAFRSARLIVADFMHMEQKSIRRRLYICIPMFLAAIALLLYSMEDAAGFDMIWRYFAWSNQTLSVFTLWAITVFLVVSGKNYWITLIPALFMTCVCSTYLCIAPEGFGLPHALSYYAGLGCVVVAIIWFVAWKTKGNRGKRWSENRFLDNKTDS from the coding sequence GTGGTTTCTTTTAGTGTCTGTTTGCTGATATTGATTGTCGGCTATTTTGTGTATGGAAAATACGTAGAGCGGATATTCGGACCTGATGCAAAGCGGCAGACTCCGGCTGTGACCAAAGCTGACGGAGTGGATTATATCCCGTTGCCGACCTGGAAGATTTTTATGATTCAGTTCTTGAATATTGCTGGTTTGGGACCTATTTTCGGTGCGATTATGGGAGCGAAATTCGGGACGGCGTCCTATTTGTGGATCGTTCTGGGCAGTGTTTTAGCTGGAGCCGTGCATGATTATTTTTCAGGGATGTTGTCTATGCGTCACGGAGGAGAGAGTTTGCCCGAGATAATCGGACGTTACCTGGGAATGACGACAAAGCAGGTGATGCGGGTGTTTACGGTGGTGTTGATGATACTGGTAGGAGCTGTTTTTGTGGCCGGGCCGGCCGGACTTTTGGCGAAACTGACACCCGATTCTTTGGACACGACATTCTGGATCATTGTTGTATTCCTTTATTATATTTTGGCTACACTTCTGCCGATAGATAAGATTATCGGTAAGATTTATCCGGTTTTTGCCATAGCTTTGTTGTTTATGGCCGTCGGTATTTTGGTCATGTTGTATGTCTATCATCCGGCTTTGCCCGAATTGTGGGACGGCGTCCAGAATACACATCCCAACGCTGCGGCTTTGCCGGTATTTCCGATTATGTTCGTGAGTATAGCCTGTGGTGCGATTTCGGGCTTTCATGCTACCCAATCGCCGATGATGGCCCGTTGTCTGAAAAATGAGACGTATGGCCGGCCGGTGTTTTACGGTGCGATGATTACAGAAGGTATTGTGGCTTTGATCTGGGCGGCAGCAGCAACCTATTTTTATCATGAAAACGGTATGGGGGAAAATAATGCCTCCGTCATTGTTGATGCGATTACGAAAAACTGGCTGGGGACCATAGGCGGCGTTCTGGCGATTTTAGGCGTGATTGCAGCACCGATAACCTCGGGAGATACGGCTTTTCGTTCCGCCCGTTTGATTGTGGCGGATTTTATGCATATGGAACAGAAAAGTATCCGCCGGCGTTTGTATATTTGTATTCCCATGTTTTTGGCAGCGATTGCCCTGTTATTGTATAGCATGGAGGATGCCGCGGGCTTCGATATGATCTGGCGGTATTTTGCTTGGTCCAATCAGACACTTTCCGTGTTTACATTATGGGCCATAACGGTTTTTTTGGTCGTATCCGGAAAAAATTACTGGATTACACTCATTCCGGCATTGTTTATGACATGCGTATGTTCTACCTACCTTTGCATTGCGCCTGAAGGTTTCGGACTTCCGCATGCGCTGTCTTATTATGCGGGGCTGGGATGTGTTGTTGTTGCCATCATTTGGTTTGTAGCCTGGAAAACCAAGGGGAACAGAGGCAAGCGATGGTCGGAAAATCGTTTTTTGGATAACAAAACAGATAGCTGA
- the rnr gene encoding ribonuclease R, producing the protein MSKNKKKGEAIIAKPELRKRLGELFEQHPGSCYNYKQVAKHLEVKNMETKRLIVEVLEEMRDAGELLEETPGKYRSKAIGSYVTGIVDLTAKGAAYILSEESKDDIFVAFPNLRHALNGDKVKVWVYARRRNSRPEGEVVEILERKRTTFVGIIQRSKNYAFLMPSGKQLPYDVFVPLAQLHGAKDGDKVVVEITEWPEAQKNPVGTVIQVLGKPGDNDTEMNAIMAEYELPVAFPTKVLKASERIPMELPADEVARRKDFRKAVTFTIDPKDAKDFDDALSVRKIKNGLYEIGVHIADVSYYVAPDTALDKEAYNRATSVYLVDRTVPMLPEKLSNGVCSLRPDEEKLCFSAVFKMNDNAEVLEQWFGRTVIKSNRRYTYEEAQAIIEGNAGDYKEEILLLNDLAQKLRAERFKNGALDFDHVEVKFDLDEKGKPLGVYFKESKEANKLIEEFMLLANKKVAEKVGKIKGNQKEKTFVYRIHDKPFDEKLEEFNKFIGRFGYGLKLGSRKALTSSINGLMQKVKGRPEQNMIETLAVRTMAKAVYSTMNIGHYGLAFEYYTHFTSPIRRYPDVMVHRLLQRYLDGGRSANRDRYEEWCKHSSEMEQLAANAERASIKYKQVEYMSDKIGQDFIGTISGVTQWGFYVELDDSKCEGLVSITELEDDYYEFDEKNYCIVGRHHGKRYQLGDKVKVRVAKANLVARQLDFVLAEVVKKQERQMREEKWEKREKRGKKKNKGRK; encoded by the coding sequence ATGTCGAAAAATAAGAAAAAGGGAGAAGCGATCATTGCTAAGCCCGAATTGAGGAAGAGATTGGGAGAATTGTTTGAACAACATCCCGGCTCATGCTATAATTACAAGCAGGTGGCAAAACACTTGGAAGTGAAGAATATGGAAACGAAGCGGTTGATCGTAGAAGTGTTGGAGGAGATGCGCGATGCCGGAGAGTTGTTGGAGGAAACACCGGGGAAATACAGGAGTAAAGCGATAGGTTCCTATGTCACCGGGATTGTTGATCTCACGGCGAAGGGTGCCGCCTATATCCTTTCGGAAGAGAGCAAAGACGACATATTTGTCGCATTTCCGAATTTACGCCATGCGCTGAATGGAGATAAGGTAAAAGTATGGGTATATGCCCGCAGGCGTAACAGCCGTCCGGAGGGAGAAGTGGTGGAGATTCTGGAGCGGAAACGGACGACGTTTGTCGGTATTATTCAGCGTTCGAAAAACTATGCTTTTCTGATGCCCAGCGGTAAGCAATTGCCTTACGATGTCTTTGTACCGTTGGCTCAGTTGCATGGAGCCAAAGACGGGGATAAAGTGGTGGTAGAAATTACCGAATGGCCGGAAGCCCAGAAGAATCCTGTCGGAACGGTTATACAAGTATTGGGAAAACCGGGGGATAACGATACGGAAATGAATGCTATTATGGCGGAATATGAGTTACCGGTGGCCTTCCCGACAAAAGTGCTCAAAGCTTCCGAACGTATTCCGATGGAACTGCCGGCTGATGAAGTTGCCCGGCGTAAGGATTTCCGGAAAGCAGTGACCTTTACGATCGACCCGAAGGATGCAAAGGACTTCGACGACGCTTTGTCGGTCAGAAAAATCAAGAACGGGCTTTATGAAATCGGGGTGCATATTGCTGATGTCAGTTATTATGTAGCTCCGGATACGGCTTTGGACAAGGAAGCTTATAACCGTGCGACCTCTGTGTATCTCGTCGACCGTACGGTTCCGATGTTGCCGGAGAAATTGTCGAATGGCGTATGTTCGTTGCGTCCGGATGAAGAAAAACTCTGTTTTTCCGCCGTTTTCAAGATGAATGATAATGCCGAAGTGTTGGAGCAATGGTTCGGACGTACGGTAATCAAATCGAATCGCCGCTATACCTATGAAGAGGCGCAGGCAATCATCGAAGGGAATGCAGGCGACTATAAGGAAGAAATACTGCTGTTGAATGATCTGGCACAGAAATTACGGGCAGAACGGTTTAAAAACGGAGCTCTCGATTTTGATCATGTTGAAGTGAAATTCGATCTGGACGAAAAAGGAAAACCTTTAGGGGTGTATTTTAAAGAGTCCAAAGAAGCCAATAAGCTGATCGAGGAATTTATGCTGCTGGCCAATAAAAAGGTTGCGGAGAAGGTCGGAAAAATAAAAGGGAATCAGAAGGAAAAGACATTTGTATATCGTATTCACGATAAGCCTTTCGATGAGAAGCTGGAAGAATTTAATAAATTTATCGGCCGTTTCGGTTATGGATTGAAACTGGGAAGCCGGAAAGCGTTGACCTCTTCAATCAATGGCCTGATGCAGAAAGTGAAGGGACGTCCCGAACAGAATATGATTGAAACTCTGGCTGTACGTACCATGGCAAAAGCGGTTTACTCGACCATGAATATCGGACATTACGGTCTGGCTTTTGAGTATTACACCCATTTTACGTCGCCTATCCGCCGCTATCCGGATGTAATGGTGCATCGTTTGCTGCAACGTTATCTGGACGGAGGACGTTCGGCCAACCGGGACCGTTACGAAGAATGGTGCAAACATTCGTCGGAAATGGAGCAGTTGGCGGCAAATGCCGAACGGGCTTCCATAAAGTATAAGCAGGTTGAATACATGTCGGATAAAATCGGTCAGGATTTTATCGGGACGATTTCAGGAGTTACCCAATGGGGATTTTATGTGGAATTGGACGATTCGAAGTGTGAAGGTCTGGTGTCCATAACCGAACTGGAAGACGATTATTATGAATTCGACGAGAAAAATTATTGCATTGTCGGAAGGCATCACGGGAAGCGTTATCAGTTAGGAGATAAAGTGAAGGTAAGGGTAGCAAAGGCGAATCTGGTTGCCCGGCAGTTGGATTTTGTTTTGGCTGAGGTGGTGAAAAAACAGGAACGTCAGATGCGGGAAGAAAAGTGGGAAAAGAGAGAAAAAAGAGGGAAAAAGAAAAATAAAGGAAGAAAATAG
- a CDS encoding NAD-dependent epimerase/dehydratase family protein: protein MKKILIVGAGGQIGSELVPHLRSLYGNNNVVAADISAEKCKALAEAGPFEELNALDGEKYTAIVKKYGIDTIFNMVALLSATGEKNPKLAWDINIGALTNSLYIAKDNNCAVFTPSSIGAFGKDTPKDKTPQDTLQRSNTTIYGVCKVTGELLSDYYYNRFGVDARSVRFPGLISYVTLPGGGTTDYAVEIYYDAIRKGSFTCNVKAGTYMDMMYMPDALRAVVELMEADPAKLKHRNSFNIAAMSFEPEQIAAEIRKHIPDFKMDYQVDPVKQAIADSWPNSMDDSCAHEEWGWKAEYNLQNMTTDMLVKVKEKFDAGLIK from the coding sequence ATGAAAAAGATATTAATAGTCGGTGCAGGAGGACAGATCGGATCCGAACTGGTTCCTCATTTGAGATCTCTTTATGGGAATAATAATGTCGTGGCTGCTGATATCAGCGCTGAAAAATGTAAGGCACTGGCTGAGGCCGGACCGTTTGAGGAATTGAATGCCCTCGACGGAGAAAAATATACCGCTATTGTAAAGAAATACGGTATTGATACGATTTTTAACATGGTTGCTTTATTGTCGGCTACCGGAGAAAAAAATCCGAAATTGGCATGGGACATTAATATCGGAGCATTGACCAATTCATTGTACATTGCAAAGGATAATAATTGTGCCGTATTTACACCGAGCTCTATCGGCGCTTTCGGTAAGGATACGCCGAAAGATAAAACACCGCAGGACACGTTGCAGCGCTCCAATACGACGATTTACGGGGTATGTAAAGTGACCGGAGAATTGTTGAGCGATTACTATTACAACCGTTTCGGTGTGGATGCCCGGAGCGTACGTTTCCCGGGATTGATTTCCTATGTGACGCTGCCCGGTGGCGGTACAACCGATTATGCAGTAGAGATATATTATGATGCAATCCGTAAGGGTTCGTTTACCTGCAATGTAAAGGCTGGCACATATATGGACATGATGTATATGCCGGATGCTTTGCGGGCTGTCGTTGAGTTGATGGAAGCTGACCCGGCCAAATTGAAGCACCGGAACAGCTTTAACATTGCTGCGATGAGTTTCGAGCCGGAACAGATCGCTGCGGAAATTCGCAAACATATTCCGGATTTCAAAATGGATTATCAGGTAGATCCCGTAAAACAGGCAATTGCCGACAGTTGGCCGAACAGCATGGACGATTCATGTGCTCATGAAGAATGGGGATGGAAAGCTGAATACAACTTGCAGAATATGACGACGGATATGCTTGTTAAGGTAAAAGAAAAATTCGATGCAGGATTGATAAAATAA
- the rnhA gene encoding ribonuclease HI, with protein MGNQITIYTDGAASGNPGPGGFGVVLMAGPYRKELMGGFRLTTNNRMELLAVIVGLEALKNEGEEVTIYSDSRYVVDAVEKGWVFGWEKKAFNGKKNPDLWKRFLLIYRKHKVRFVWVKGHADNPENERCDQLAVSAYKRTDLQIDYFYEAENKNT; from the coding sequence ATGGGAAATCAGATAACGATATATACGGATGGTGCTGCCAGCGGAAATCCGGGGCCGGGAGGATTCGGCGTGGTATTGATGGCCGGACCTTACCGGAAAGAATTGATGGGTGGGTTTCGGCTGACGACAAACAACCGGATGGAATTGCTGGCTGTCATCGTCGGGTTGGAGGCTTTGAAAAACGAGGGTGAGGAGGTAACGATTTATTCCGATTCCCGTTATGTGGTAGATGCCGTTGAAAAAGGATGGGTATTCGGTTGGGAAAAAAAAGCATTCAACGGAAAGAAAAATCCCGATTTGTGGAAACGCTTCCTGTTAATTTACCGGAAACATAAGGTTCGTTTTGTTTGGGTGAAAGGACATGCCGATAATCCGGAGAACGAACGCTGCGACCAATTGGCTGTTTCTGCGTATAAACGTACTGATTTACAGATAGATTATTTTTATGAAGCTGAGAATAAGAATACCTGA
- a CDS encoding ORF6N domain-containing protein gives MDQLQTIQSKIYEIRGQRVMLDRDLAEMYQVTTGNLNKAVQRNIKRFPLDFMFQLTKEEFEELKANLIFQNGRSNWGGTRKFPYAFTEQGLAMLSGILNSDIAIQVNINIMRAFVAMRQLISNPPTDKSSLLQREVKELKEYIEEMFADQNDINEDTRTQLELINRTLAELQVQKKLSSTPRRPIGFIRPEEND, from the coding sequence ATGGATCAGTTACAGACGATACAAAGCAAAATATATGAGATCAGAGGACAAAGGGTGATGCTGGACCGCGATCTGGCAGAAATGTATCAGGTTACAACAGGTAATCTGAATAAGGCAGTCCAAAGAAATATCAAGCGTTTCCCGCTTGACTTTATGTTTCAGTTAACTAAGGAAGAATTTGAAGAATTGAAGGCAAACTTGATATTCCAAAATGGAAGATCAAACTGGGGAGGAACCCGTAAGTTTCCCTATGCTTTTACCGAGCAAGGGTTGGCAATGCTTTCAGGAATATTGAATTCTGATATAGCTATACAGGTAAATATAAATATCATGCGTGCTTTCGTTGCGATGAGGCAACTTATTTCCAATCCTCCGACGGATAAAAGCTCGCTGCTTCAAAGGGAAGTAAAGGAGTTGAAAGAATATATTGAAGAAATGTTTGCTGATCAGAACGATATTAACGAGGATACCCGGACGCAACTTGAATTGATTAACCGGACACTTGCAGAATTGCAGGTGCAAAAGAAACTGTCCTCAACTCCCCGCAGGCCCATTGGGTTTATCAGGCCAGAAGAAAATGATTGA